CCCATCGACGAGGTCCACTTCGAGCCCCAACAGCACGGTGTCCGCTCCCAGGTACATGCTCTCGACCGACAAGACACCCTCCACCGCCGCGTCGCCGTCCACCACTTTCCGCACGGTCGACAAGTCCCGCTTGGAGAGGCCACGCCCCACGAGGAGCGCCTCCACTTCTTTGGCAAGAAACACCGCGAATGTCATTAACATGAGGCCGATGATGATGCTCCCGACGCCGTCCCAGACCGGATTCCCCGTATAATGGGTGAGAAGAAGGGCCGCGGCGGCGATTGGGAGCCCGACCAGGGCGAGCGAGTCCTCAACGAGCACGGTGAGAAGGGTCGCGTCCCGGTTCTCTTCGAGGAACTGGCGAAAGCCGACGATGTTGCGGGCACGGGCCGCCTTCTTCGCCTGGCCCAAGGCCACCGAAAGGGACCACGCCTCAAGGATGAACGCGCCAAGGAGGACGCCGAGCGAGAGCGTGATGTCGTCCACCACGTGCGGGTGCTGGATCTTCTCGACTCCTTCGAAAAGCGAGAAAGCACCCGCCACCCCAAAGAGGATTATGGCGACCAGGAACGACCATAGGTAAGCGGCCTTGGACGTCCCGTACGGGTGCTCGTCTGTGGGCGGTCGATGGGAGCGGCGTAGCCCGATGTAGAGCATCACCTGGTTTCCCACGTCGCTGAAGGAGTGGGCGGCCTCGGCTAGCATCGCGGAACTCCCGCCGATGATGGCGGCGAAGAGTTTCACGAGCGCGATCGCGAGGTTTCCAAGGAGTGCGGCGATCACTGCGGTCTTGGTCTCGGTGGCCACGAGGGAGGCGAAGGTGCCTTTGAAGATGGAGGTTTCGGTCGTGGGCGCAAGACCCGTTTGCGCCCGACAAGCCCCGCACCCGTCTCAACGTCCCAGACCCTCGTGTCGGAGTGATCCCCCTTGGGAAGCGTTCTCACCTCGGTGGGAAGGGCCCTAGTGCATCCTTCCGCCGTGTTGGGGCCCGAAGGCGTCCCGGGGCTCGGGGGGCCGGACGAAGAGATGGTACTTCTGGTTGGGGTCCGTTATCTCCAACTCGATCCTATGCGCCAGGAGCTTCGCGGGCTGGTGGAGCTGCTTGACGCGCTCCTCCATGTCCTTGAAGCCCTTGAAAACACCCTTCTTGCGCTCGTTCAAGACGGCCCACATCAGTTTCTTGCCGAGGCCCGGGAGCAATTCCAGGACGTGTAACCTCGTGGTTATCGGAGGCGCCTCGTTGTAGAAGCGGATGAAACGCTCCTCGTTCTTCGTCACCATCGCCTCGATCGCGAAGCGTAGCTCCGATTGCGCCGCATGGGTCATCTCCTCGAAGCGGACTCGGCCACGGACATGGTCGATCTTCTCCCTTTTTTCGGGTTGGTCCTTGCCGACGTAGACGCGCTCGCCCCCGACGAGGACGACGTTCGGTTTTGGCACTATCTCAAGAAGGGCGAAATTCTGCTCTCCGAGGCCGTACGCCAGGGCGTCACGGCCGCGACGTGGGTCGTCTGGCCTGCCTTGGGGCAAGTGGTCCAATATGTAAGCGTACTCCTCCAAGACGGCCGACCTCACTTCTTGTAAGAGAGGACCAATTCAATAATCTTATCTAGCTGCTCTTTCGACAGGTTGGTCTTTTCCTTGTGGAAGAGCCCGCGCAGGTCATCTGGGTGGGTCGGGAGGGTATCGACGATCTTGAAAGCGACTTCGTCGCCGACCACGTTCAACGCCTTTACGGCCTTGAGGAGTTCAGCGGCGGTCTCGGTCGGGAGGCGCCCGAATATCTTCGCGTGCTCCAACGCGAGCTTCTGCTCGTAGGAGAGCTCCTCCTTCCGGTCGGCCTGTTCCTTCTCCAGGATGTCCCGCACCTCGGCCTGCAGGACGCGGCGGCCCTCCGTCGACTGGACCTGCATCACTGCACCTTCTGGACTTGGGACGCCTTGTGTATCTGAAGATGCTCGGGGCGGGCGACCACCGTCTTGTACTTGCCGCCCATCCTGACCCTCAATACGAACGAGGTGCCGCGCCGGCCGGTGACGACGGCCGTCTGGCCGTGGAAGCGGGAATGGGGCTGTCCCTTGTGGACGCTGGGGTTCACGACGATTGCGACGTGATCGCCATCGTCGAAGCTTCGAAGCGAATGGGTCACGGGGGGCCGTCCCCGCTCGCGTAGCTTCTTCTGGAACTTGTGGCGGGTCTTGCTCCTTGGTCCTTTCGATCTCTCTGCCATGGGTGGATCCTCCTTTCGGGGGGTTGGTCGATCGTCTTTCGCGCTCGACCGGTGATCGTATCTATGCGCCTGCCTTGCGCCAAGGACTCGCGCGCCCGGGCGTCACGTCGTCTTGACCGTTTCCTGGTCTTCGACGTCCACGACATCGAGTTCGACGACGCGGGCTTGGGAATCCATCAGCTCCGAGAGCGATGGGCGTGTCCTGCCGTCGTCGCCGCTCACGAGTTCCTTGATGTACAGGCCGGCGTCGCCCTTGATGACCACGGTGGCCTCTGGTCCTGCGAGGGACTCCACGCTCATGTCGAGAACGGTTCTCGACCTCACGAGGTCGCTTCGCCGGGCCGTGACCCGTTGTGGCGTGCGCTGGGCGATGGCGCGCCCGCGTAATGCCGCGACCACCTTTAAGAACCTTTCGCCATCCGGGGGGCTGTCGAAGAGTACCTTGGCCCGATAGGTCTTCACGGCCCGCGATTCCTTGACGGCGGCCACTTCGGCGCGCGCTGCGAACCGGAGACCCTCGATCTCAACGGAACCAGAGCGGTTCACCTCGGAGGCGGCGGCCGCGAGGTCGATGGATCTCACGCGCGGGGACCGCAGTTCGAGGATGAACGGTCGTCCCCGCCCAAGGCAACGCGCGTCGATGTCTTCGCGGCCCATCCCGTGGAAATCGTTGTCCGTCGCCTGTGAAAGTCGGACGAAGGGGCCCGCCACGATGTCTTGGACGCTCGTAGGGTATTGGCGACCAGTGAAGGCGCATTCGAGGCATCCGGTACCCTTGCAATTGGAACATGGCCATCTTGTCTGGGGGATGCCTCGCACGAGTTTCCGGTACCTTGCGTAGACGAAGATGGGCGAGATCTCTGCCGTCGCATGGGCGAAGCGCGTATCGATTATGACGGTGACGTCGGGCTTCTTGAACTCGACGTCCTTGCCTAACTCGATCGAGAGGCGTTTTCCGATCTCACGGTTCATCTCCGACGTGGCTGCCTCCCGCGTCTCCTCCGGGGTGATCGCGTCAAGGGCCGCCTCGCGATCCGCGAACGCGTTGGAAAGCCTGGTCCCGATAAGGAGATTCCTGAACTCAAGACCGGCCAACGCCCGCTTTCCGGCGTCGACGAACTCCCTGACGGCCAAGTAGACGCCCTCGCAATTCCCGCAATCCGGCTCCGAAGGGCCTGAGGGGACGCTCGTGTCCTCCCGGATCGCCCGCCCGCGCTCGGGGTTCGAGAGCCCGTGCTCTACCTTGCCGAAGCGCCGACCGAGGCATCGATCGCAAAGCGTCGATGCCGGGAGCTTCGAGACGGCCTCGATGACCTTCGGGGCGAGGAGTTCGCGTTCCATTGTTGGGGAGCGAACCGTGCCCTTGCTAATAACCTAGGCCCACGGGAGCCCCTCGTCGCAGCGGGACACGCTCCTTCCTCGTCAGCCCCAATCCTCGAACCAGGCGACGAGTTTGACGTTGTATGCAGGGTTCTCTGCCACGGTCCCGTCGGGAAGCGTCACTACGAAATAATCGACGAGACGGGCGGACCCGGCGATCGAGACGCCCACCACCTGCGTCCATGAGATCTCGGTTATGACAGGGTATGCGCCGAAGAACGAATTCTGTGGGATAGTCCACGAGTGTCGGTAGTTGCCGGGGATCGCCTGCGGGGTCTTGGTCCACAGGGGGTCTCCCGTTCCCCCGCACGGGTCGGCGGAGTACACGGCGACCGCACCGTCCTCGCGCGCCACGGCCACTTCCAAGCCGACGTTGGACGTGACGAGTTCACCGATGACGACGTCGTTTATCTGTGCCGGCGCTCCTGCAAAAGTCAGCCCGCACCCGAAGATCGGTTGACCAGCCACAGTCGTCGTCTGGTAGAGGGTGATGCGGTAACCCGGCGTCGCATCCGTAGAATCGTTCAACGCCACGATGAGCACGCGTGTATTCACGCCATCGGCGAAGGACCTGATGATGTAAGGAACCGCGTCGGGCTCGAGAAGCGCCCCATCTAGCACCTGTGCCTTCGTCCCCTTTCGGCCGTCGACGACATAGACCTCGGCACCGACGTCAAAAAGCGTCTCGTTCACGCCGTCTCCCGTGAAGTCCACGCTCGAATCTATGTCGTGCACCTGGGACGACGTGTTCGAGACCAGCGTCGCGTTAGTTCCGTAGATCGACTGGACGTCCCAGCTCCATAGGTCGCCGTAGGTCTGCAGGCGGGCGCTTTTCAACGTCGTGTTCCATTCGGCCCCCGAGACCGACACGTCGTAATTGGTCGTCGATGAGAAATCCTCGCGATATACGGCGGACGAGCCAAGGGTGCCGTTGTAGCTCAGGTTGAGATAGTAGTCGCGGGGCGCGATGCTTAGCCCCAGGGCGTTTGTCGCCAGGGTCATGCGCCAGCGGAGGTCGTTGCCAAGGGTCCCGAAGGTGATGGTCTTGATGACGCTGTTGTTACCGGTCACGGTCACCCACGTTGCGCCGCCGTCGTTTGACACCTCGAGCGTTATTGGCGCCGTCGTCGACCCCGATGCTGGGACGAAGTACGGGATCCATTCGTCCTTTGGGACCTCGATGAACACGTTGGCGATGGTTTCGAGCCCCGCAAAGGAGCCGACCTTCTTTGATCGCAACGTTTCGGAACTCGCCACAAGGGAATGGCCCATAAGGTAGCTCGTGTCGCTGGAGCGGCCCCCGTAGACGTAGGTGTAGTTTGCGCCCGGTGTCACTACCACGGTCCAATTATTGATCCCCGGGGACGGCTCCGAATGCCAATTGAGGCCTCCATCGACCGTCCTCCAAAGCCTGGAGTTCGTGCCCACGGCCCACCCGTGCGTGCCGTTCGAGAAACTCACCGAATTCACGACCTCGTTCAATCCCTCGACCCAGCCGCGCGACCACGATGTCCCACCGTTCGTCGTATAATAGATGTCGGCGACGGCCGTGTTGTTGTTCCCGGTCAAGTTGGCCTTGACCCTCGCGCAGAACTGGGCGCTTCCCGTCACCTGCGTGCAGTACGCCTCGGTCGGTTCGACGAGGCCGCCGGCCCCGATCCAGCCGTGCGTTGCGTTCGCGAACGTCACGGACCGCAGCGTAAGCCCGAAGGGTTTGCCCGACTCGGCCTCGATCTGCAGGCTCGACCACGTCGTGGCGCCGTCGGTCGTCTTGAACACGTACCCGTCCTCGCCCACGACGAAGCCCAAGGTGTCGCTTACGAAGTGGACGCTGATGAAACTGTACCCACCTGCGACGCTCGGGGGCGTCGGGGTGACGTTCGTCCACGTGACGCCGCGGTCGTTGGTCTTGTACACGGCGTTATGACCGGCCCAATAGCCCGTCGTTGCGTTCACGAATTGGATCGCGTGGATGGGTGTTTTCGGGAACAGGGTGAAGTTGGATCCGTCCATGGTGTTCGCCAATGCATCAATGCACCGCGGGTCCTCGATGCCGCGGTTGTCGCAGACCCAGACCAACCCGTCGCCGAGTTCGAGCGGGTCCGTCCCGAACGATTCTTCGGTGACGCCTCCTGCGACGCCCGCGATGGCGAAGAAACTCGTCGTCGGGTAGGTGACGGAAGTGAGGCGCAGGGTCTTGGACGCGTTGATGATGATGTAAGAGCTGGGTGGCGTCCCGCGTACGACGGGCGCGAGTATCCCCGTCCCTCCGCTATCGCCGACGATGAGGCCACGGTCCTCGTCGATGAAAGCGGCATCATAGACGGTCGTCGCGACGAACCCGGACGAGAGTACTCCCGAAAAGACGTTCCCCGCGGAGATCCCGTTGTACGCGCGGACCTTGCTCGTGGGAGCGAGGGTCAAGTAGTCGCTGATCCCGTCCCCGTTCAAGTCGCTTTGGACGACCTTCGGAACGACGATCGGTGGCTTCGGCCCGTCGAGCGCCGCCGTGGAGGCCACCGGTGTACCGCCGTACGTGACGTTCCTACGCGGGACCCCCGTGGGGGTGTAAGTCCACTTCCCCTCGCCTTCGAACGTGAAACCCGCAACTGTGCCGTCGAGTCCTTGGATGACGAGGCCGCCCGAACGGGCCCAGGTGGCGCTCCCCGTGTGGTTACCGACGGCGCCCAAGGCCATGCTTCCGATAGGTATGAGCAACTGTTTTGCCCACTGGAGTGTGCCCGCCGACGTGAACTTCGCAAGTTGTCCATCGTACACCGTGGAGTTCTGACACGTGCCACCTGCGCCCGCGTAGACGTAATCGATGATGCCGTCGCCTTCGTTGTCGTGGAGCGCTATTGCGTTCACGCTGTAATTGAACCGGTAGCTCCACACCGTGTCCCCTGATGACCCGGCAAGCGCGTAAAGCGCCCCATCGCACGTGCCGACCACGGTGCCGTAGTTCGTGAGACTCAGACGGCCGGACGCCATCGCAGTCACTTGCGAAGCGACGCCCTTCTGCCACAACTGCGGATGCGCGCCATCGCCATCTATTGCGTAGACGACACCCGTCTTCGAGCCGACCACGACGTCGTTTGCCCCCGCGCCGTTGGAATTGATGATGTTGACCTTCGACAACGCGCTCACGGTGCCCTCAGCATAGGCGCCGACCAAGGTCTTGATCGGGACACCGCTATCAAGAGAGGCAGGACCGTAGATCCTGGTCGTCTCGATGATGTTCAAGGCCCCGAGCCCTGACAATTGATCGACGAGCGACTGCGCCCGGACCGTGATGTTCACGTTGCCGCCGAGAGTGTAGTAGCGACGCTCGACGTCCATGGTGCTGTTGTAAAGAGCGCTACGGAGTGTCCCCACAAGCGTGGACGTGGAAACGCCGTTTGCATCGTACGTGGTCTTTCCGGCGACCGCCTTCTTTCCAAGTAGAAGGGACGACGTCACATTGAAAGTGTTGTTTATCACAAGTTTTGTGGTCGAATCCCGGGCCTTGTACCCTGTGGACATCAAGGCGCCGCTGGTGCTGTTGACCTTGTCGGGCGGGATGTCGCGGTAGTACACGGACGGGGAGGCCGAGAACCGATCGAGAGTCGTCTGGTAACTGTTATCAAACGTGACAGGTGTGAATGCGTACGAGTCGTTTTGCAACCCCGTTGCATAACCATTGGCCGTCACGTTGAAGATGAATTCCGCGGCGGTGGTCTTTGTCACGCTTCTTGCTCCCGTCCAATAGACTCGCGTGGCATTGAAGAGGTGCCACCCCGACGTCGTGAATTTCGTTCCCGTGTGGACCGCCGTCGGGCCGGTGGTGATGCCGCCGAGTATCCGGGCGGAGGAATTCCCCGCCGGGAAGCCGCCCTGCGCAAAAGCCGTCGGCGTGACGACGACGCGTTGGGTCTCGACCATGAATCGCTCCGTCTCAGAATGGAATTTCGTGATTGAGCTGTTGTATCCACCGGAGTTCAGGCCGCCGAACAGGTATGCCTCGCGGAATTGCTCGTCGTTCAAGAGCAGCGCGCCGGCTATCGGCCATGGCAGGTTCGCGGAGGCCGGCGCCGAGACGATGGAGGTGTCCGCGTCGTAGATGACGGTAGTGTTGAGATAATTCGTCCCGTCGTGCCCTCCGAACGTGTACGCCCGGCGCGTTATTGGATCCCACATCGCCGACGTGTTGGCGCGCGCAGATGGAAGGCTCCCGGCGAGCGTGATCTTCTGGTTCGGGAGGTCGATCTTCATTATGTCGCTGAAGAACTGGGTGCCGTTGTAGCCGCCGAAGACGTACAAGATCTGGTCGCGCGCGTCGAACGCGGCGCTGGCGCCGGCCCGGGCCGGCGGCAATGAATGCTGGACCACGGTCACGTCGTCGACGTATGTGGTCGTCATCGCGTCATAGTCGAGCGTGGCGCCGAACCAGTCGTTCATCGTCGAAACACCGACACTCACGTTGATGGTGGACGCCGTGGGGACCACCATGGTGGAGAGCTGCAACCAACCGGTCGCGGCGGTCCCGTTGCCTTTCCAAGGGTCGTGTCGATCCTTGGTGTCGCCGTCGATCTGGAGGTACTGTCGCAGGTACTTCTTGTTGAGGACGCCCGCGGGGTCGTAGGCATCGTAGATCCAAGCGGACACGAGCGTGGGCACGTTCGGTGTGACTGTCACGCTGCGGTAGATGAACGTCCTGTTACCGTTGGATTGGTTCCCGGCCAGGTTTATCTTGTAACTCTTCGACCCGCCGTGCGCTTGTGTCGTCACAAGGCCGCCGTCGACGCCCGGAGCGCCGCTGTAGGTGTCGCTTTGCGACGCGAACGTCCATCCCGGCGACGATTCGAAATCGCTCGACAACGCCGTCGTGTTGACGTACGTCGTGAAATCGGCGGAGAGGTTCAACACCTCGCCTGGCGAATCCCCACTGTGCGGGAGGACATTATAGACGTACGGCGAATAGCCCGACAGCAGTTTCCCGCCGTATAGCAGCGTCGACCCATCGCTCTCCGTCTGCGCGTATGCCATGTGCGAAAGGTTCACCGGCAGCCTGAACGTGGCGTTCGATTGGAACATCGTGGCGTTCACACGGGTGATGTCCGCCGTCACGTAACCCGCCCGCTCACCACCGATGAGCCAGAAGTTCTCACGGTCGATGCCTGTCGCGGCGAAGGCACGGCTGGCGTTGAGAACGGCAACATTCGGATCGAACTTCGCGGACGGCGTCAACCCGATGACGCCGGCAAAGAGCGATCTATTGTTGATCGACGACACGCTGAACCGACCAAGGTTCACATCGGCGATGCCGTTGGCGAACCCGGCCGTGAAGGTCGTTTGCGCGTTGACGCCTAGCGGGTACGGGACGGCCGTGGAGACGAGCGGGCGAAGTGATGCCGCGCCAACGCCGGCCGGCATCTCGACGATGAAACGCGCGCGGCCCAACGAGCCGTTCCCCAGGAAGGCGGAGAACTCGTAGAAATGCTTGGTCGCTTTGGTCGTGTAGATTGCCGTGGAAAATTTGAAAATACGCGTATCGTTCACCAATGGCAGGGTTCGGTTTGCCGTGATGTTCCATCCGAGGTCGCTGTTGCCCGTTACTTTGGCGGCCGCCCAGTTGTATTGACTATTCGTGACGTCGTCTGGGAGCGCGTCGTCCCAATCGGGCGGAAGCATTACGGTAAGTGTGCTCCCGTTCGGAAGTGTGCCATCTTGCGTCTCGCGGAGGCGAATGAAAAAAGTAATCGGTACTGAACTGGTCGTCGAAAGCTCCGTGACCGAGATCTTCCTGAAACCTTGTGGAATATGCGGTGGGTTCTGATTCTTTGTAAACAACAATTCCGATGAATGGACGGGGGCCAACGTTGATCCTTCCGCCGTGATTTCGTGCTGTTTGATCATCGGCAATCCGGCCCCCGCCAACGTGATATTCAACAATTCGCCTCTCATCTCTTCGACTTTCGAACTTTTTACAGGAAGGGAATAGACGCCCATCTCGGCGAGTCCGTCGTAGAAATTCAAATCGGGAACCACCAGGTCGTACGACCATTGTGGCGTGATGATGCGACTCCCAGTCACGGTTTCGCCCAGCGGGTCCCGCTTCTTGTATATCTCGAACGGCTCGTACCCGTTGTCGATGTAGACGCTGTAGATGGATCCGACGCCAAGCAGGTTATTGAGCTTGCTAGTGAGGTTCGTCGAATCGCCTTGGATTGATTGCGCCACGTACTTCGAGAGCGTGTTGTCCCCGTACTTCCAGTCAGTGGCCGGGAGCTCGTGGACGACGTTCAGGGCATCGCTAGACCGCAGTTCGAGCTCGGCCCGCGTCTTTGACGTCGGCGACGACGGCAAAGAGAACGACAATACGAAGAGCACCGTGGCGAGGATCAAGATACCGACAAGCACGGCCTCCAAGACCTGGACCTGCCCTTGGTCTCCGCTCAATCTCTTGCTCATGCCACCAACCGGACCCTTCCACCTCTCCAGCGGTCTGAGTCTGAGTAGTCTAAGAGCGGCCACATTTAGGCGTTCCGGAAAGGGCGCCGAAGGCTATATAGGCCGCGCTGGTTTGGTGACGCCCGTCCTTCAAACGCGAACCGGCGGGCTTCCCGTACCGGAGGCGGCGGTTCCATCGCGACCCACCCCGCGCCCGGATTCTCCCTGATCCCATTCGATGTCATTGCCCCAAGGGCCGACGGGGACGTTATGGTCGAAATCGTAGAAGTCGGCTTCCGGGCCCTCGTCAAGGAAAACGGCGTCTCCGCCCACGTCGTGGGAGAAGCCATTCGAGGCGGCCTTGGTCCAATAATTGTCGAAACCGGAACGGTCGGAGAACCTTGCGTAGGCTTGATCGCCCGTGGTGTACGCCCTCGCGCAACAGATGCTGGCGTTGTGCGTGTCGCTTCCCGATTGGTCGATGAAGACGCCGATGGCCCGATCTCCCGTCGTGCCGAAACCGCCCCAGGCGTAACCCTGACCTTGCGAAACAATCCAATTGCCGTCATCTCCCGAGTAATCCAGGAAGATGCCCACACCCCTGAAAAAGCCCGAGCCTTGAGACTCGACGCCTGAACTACGATTGTCGTCTCCCCCGATGTCGACGGCGATTCCGATCCCTGCAAGCCGTCCCGCACCCTGGCAGGTCGACATCCCAGAATACGTGTCGTTACCTTGCTCATCGTGTAGGATGCCGATGGCCGCACTGGCGCCGCCTTGGCAATAGTCGGTGCCCCAATAGGTATCGTCCCCGGCGATATCCAAAACGGCCGATACGATGATGCCATCGCCGCCGAGCTGCGTGGGGAGACCCATGCTTCCCCCGGCGGCCATGCTGTAGGTGTCGTTGCCGCCGAGATCGACGATTAAGATTGCCGTGTGGTCGTATTTCACGGTCGGCACCTCGACCTTGGGGTTGTACGGACCCTCGTAGGTGGTGGCCCCGCTCCCACCGACGATTATGAGGCCCGTGGGGTCGGAGAAGATGATGTCGTCCTCCGTGTCGTCGTCGCCGTTTGGCGTTATCGACGAGAGCCCTTCCGTCTGGCTCTTGGCCAACGAATAGGAAACGAACTGTGATCGAGTCTCCGCGATCGCTTCGAGCATCACCGCCGCGGCGATCCTTGAGCTCGGCATGTCGACCTTTGCTAGCGCTGATTGCGCGCGTTTGGACGGGGCGCGCGGATCCGGTCCGTCCCTTTGCTTCTCGTACTCGGCCAACGCGTTCCAATCTTCGGTGGTCAATGCGCTCCACGCAGAACGCTCAAGAGATGTGGCAAGCGCGGTCGCGGCCACTAGCTTGGCGATTGGGCGCTGGATTTCCAACGGCAAGGAGCAGGCTGTGCCGTGGAGTTGCGTCAATGACTCCGCAGGAGGATTGAATTGATTGCTTGCATACAGCGACTCGGCCGCCAACGCCAACGGGCAGAGTTGCCCACTGAAATCCTGCGGCATCGGCAATGGGCCCAGCGGCTCACCCGGAAGAGACCGGAGCACTTCCGCCGGCTGTTCGGGGATTCCGGCGCGGGCAAGCCCTGTTGCGGGCGTCGAGGCCCGTGGCGCCTGGCCGTCGTCTCCAACAAAATCGTCACGGTCGCGCGAAAGGGGAAAGAGACTGTCTGAAACGAAAGGGAGCGCCACCGTGGCGATCACTAGGCTTGACACGACGAGAACGACAAGAGTAGCGTCTCGATCCACGGGCACTATTTTCCTCCAAACCTATTTATGGGAACGTCCGGCGACGCTTGGCCATTTCTCCCCAAAACACCCCGGGCGGCTGACATGTAAAGGCGCCCGGGGCAGTCGTGGGGGATTGGCATGACACTTCTACGTCACTGACGGGCCGTCTACGCCGCGTCCTTCGCCGGCGCCTTGCGTCCAAATCTTGTTGTTCCCGCACGGGCAGATGTAGTCGGTCGCCGAATAGACGTCCTGCTCCGTACCCTCGTCCACGAACAAGGCGTTGCCACTTGTGTCCCAAGCAAGGCCGTTCGCGGCGACGTGGGTCAGGTACTGGTCGAGACCGCCCTTGTCGACGAACCACCCGCTGGCGGCGCTGCCGACAGTATACCCGCGGCCGCAACAAATGCTGAGATTGTAGTAGTCGTTGCCGGTGTAGTCGAGGACGATGCCCACGGCCCGCTGGTCGCTAACGCCGTAGCCGCCCCACGCGTAGCCTTGGGCGGCGCTCGTGGCCCAGTATTCGTCGCTTCCGTCGAGATCCACGAGGAGCCCCACGCCGCGGAAGAGGCCGGATCCCTGTGATTCGGTTCCAGCGCTCCGGTAGTCTGAGCCCAATTCGTCGATGAATATGCCAACACCGGCCAATCGCCCGGATCCTTGGCAGTGGGACCCCGCGTTGTAACGGTCGTTCCCCGATGAATCGATGAGGATGCCGATCGCTGTGTCGCCGGCTCCTTGGCAGTTCTCCGAGCCATCGTAGTAGTCGTTGCCCCCTAAGTCTATGACGACGG
This is a stretch of genomic DNA from Euryarchaeota archaeon. It encodes these proteins:
- a CDS encoding cation transporter; this translates as MATETKTAVIAALLGNLAIALVKLFAAIIGGSSAMLAEAAHSFSDVGNQVMLYIGLRRSHRPPTDEHPYGTSKAAYLWSFLVAIILFGVAGAFSLFEGVEKIQHPHVVDDITLSLGVLLGAFILEAWSLSVALGQAKKAARARNIVGFRQFLEENRDATLLTVLVEDSLALVGLPIAAAALLLTHYTGNPVWDGVGSIIIGLMLMTFAVFLAKEVEALLVGRGLSKRDLSTVRKVVDGDAAVEGVLSVESMYLGADTVLLGLEVDLVDGMPSHEIEATLVRLESALKTALPVLKYVYVEPRKLGKGPTG
- a CDS encoding DUF655 domain-containing protein, with the protein product MEEYAYILDHLPQGRPDDPRRGRDALAYGLGEQNFALLEIVPKPNVVLVGGERVYVGKDQPEKREKIDHVRGRVRFEEMTHAAQSELRFAIEAMVTKNEERFIRFYNEAPPITTRLHVLELLPGLGKKLMWAVLNERKKGVFKGFKDMEERVKQLHQPAKLLAHRIELEITDPNQKYHLFVRPPEPRDAFGPQHGGRMH
- a CDS encoding 50S ribosomal protein L21e produces the protein MAERSKGPRSKTRHKFQKKLRERGRPPVTHSLRSFDDGDHVAIVVNPSVHKGQPHSRFHGQTAVVTGRRGTSFVLRVRMGGKYKTVVARPEHLQIHKASQVQKVQ
- a CDS encoding tRNA pseudouridine(54/55) synthase Pus10: MERELLAPKVIEAVSKLPASTLCDRCLGRRFGKVEHGLSNPERGRAIREDTSVPSGPSEPDCGNCEGVYLAVREFVDAGKRALAGLEFRNLLIGTRLSNAFADREAALDAITPEETREAATSEMNREIGKRLSIELGKDVEFKKPDVTVIIDTRFAHATAEISPIFVYARYRKLVRGIPQTRWPCSNCKGTGCLECAFTGRQYPTSVQDIVAGPFVRLSQATDNDFHGMGREDIDARCLGRGRPFILELRSPRVRSIDLAAAASEVNRSGSVEIEGLRFAARAEVAAVKESRAVKTYRAKVLFDSPPDGERFLKVVAALRGRAIAQRTPQRVTARRSDLVRSRTVLDMSVESLAGPEATVVIKGDAGLYIKELVSGDDGRTRPSLSELMDSQARVVELDVVDVEDQETVKTT